From the Colletotrichum lupini chromosome 10, complete sequence genome, one window contains:
- a CDS encoding GMC oxidoreductase produces MAYVVKMAVAVAAMPLLGALARPSSPSVCLKRQNDTNLLPSYDYIVVGAGASGLTVANRLSEDPAVTVLVIEAGDLDAGEDYVKIPGLTGGAVGTKYDWNTTYAANDALGGRSVSIPQGRVVGGSTKLNRMVFDRGSKSDYDRWKSLGATGWNWDSLLPYFKKNEKFTPPKADIVSEWGVQVDDAAHGTDGLMQVTYSPFFWPTTKFMIDAVKELGITVAKDQANGSPIGGYFCPHNQDPTSSTRSSAREAYYDNFTGRKNLHLLTGRQVTKVVTSGSGDAIKATGVEFAASKGAQAQTATAAKEVILAAGALHSPQILQVSGIGDPALHTSINVPTVVDLPAVGQNLHDHVMLTVVNTINTTLPVGSLLQSNATFAAEARAQYDSQKNGPLSSPTGDFLTFLPLSTYSKAVDTLSSEASAQDGTTFLPSGAPAEVVKGYQAQQKVLNERLTATDSALLELIWADGVVVLGLQHPYSRGSLKAASSSTFDAPTADSAFLKNPLDVSFLVEGVKFARTIAGTEAVKPLQPFEVVPGANVTTDAAITDFVRQQSGTLFHPVGTCKLGAREEGGVVDASLKVYGISGLRVVDASIMPLVPATHIMTTVYAVAEKAADIIKGKTA; encoded by the exons ATGGCGTACGTCGTGAAGATGGCTGTGGCTGTGGCAGCAATGCCGCTCCTCGGAGCGCTTGCTCGTCCGTCCTCTCCTTCAGTCTGTCTCAAGCGACAGAACGACACAAATTTGCTGCCGAGCTACGACTACATCGTTGTTGGCGCCGGTGCCAGTGGACTTACTGTTGCTAACCGCCTTTCGGAAGACCCTG CCGTAACTGTTCTTGTTATCGAGGCTGGTGATCT TGACGCGGGCGAGGATTACGTTAAGATCCCTGGATTGACTGGCGGCGCCGTTGGAACCAAGTACGACTGGAACACGACCTACGCCGCAAACGACGCCCTTGGAGGCCGGTCTGTCTCGATTCCCCAGGGAAGAGTTGTTGGAGGTTCAACTAAGCTTAACCGCATGGTATTCGACCGGGGCTCAAAGTCTGATTACGATCGTTGGAAAAGCCTCGGAGCCACAGGATGGAACTGGGATTCTTTGCTTCCTTATTTCAAGAAG AACGAGAAGTTCACACCCCCGAAGGCCGACATCGTCTCTGAGTGGGGCGTCCAGGTTGATGATGCTGCTCACGGCACCGATGGGTTGATGCAGGTCACCTACTCGCCTTTCTTCTGGCCTACAACTA AGTTCATGATCGACGCTGTTAAGGAGCTTGGAATCACCGTTGCGAAGGACCAGGCCAACGGTAGCCCAATTGGAGGTTACTTCTGCCCTCACAACCAGGACCCGACTTCCTCCACTCGCTCCTCCGCCAGAGAGGCTTACTACGATAACTTCACTGGACGCAAGAACCTCCACCTTCTCACCGGACGCCAGGTTACCAAGGTTGTCACCAGCGGGTCAGGGGATGCCATCAAGGCTACGGGCGTTGAG TTTGCCGCCAGCAAGGGCGCTCAGGCGCAGACTGCCACTGCTGCCAAGGAAGTTATCCTGGCTGCTGGAGCTCTGCACTCGCCCCAGATTCTTCAGGTTTCCGGCATTGGCGACCCGGCTCTGCACACCAGCATCAACGTCCCTACTGTTGTCGATCTCCCCGCCGTCGGCCAGAACCTCCACGACCACGTGATGCTGACTGTTGTTAACACCA TTAACACCACTCTGCCCGTCGGCTCTCTGCTCCAAAGCAACGCCACCTTCGCCGCCGAGGCTAGAGCCCAGTACGACAGCCAGAAGAACGGCCCTCTCAGCTCTCCCACCGGCGACTTCCTCACTTTCCTCCCGCTCTCGACATACTCCAAGGCTGTCGATACCCTCAGCTCCGAGGCGTCCGCCCAGGATGGAACCACTTTCTTGCCTTCAGGCGCCCCCGCTGAGGTGGTCAAGGGATACCAGGCACAACAGAAGGTCCTCAACGAACGTCTCACCGCCACCGACTCTGCACTCCTCGAGTTGATTTGGGCCGATGGTGTTGTTGTTCTCGGTCTTCAGCACCCCTACTCCCGTGGCTCCCTCAAGGCTGCTTCCTCCAGCACTTTCGATGCTCCCACCGCCGACTCCGCGTTCCTAAAGAACCCCCTCGATGTTTCTTTCTTGGTCGAGGGTGTCAAGTTCGCTCGCACCATCGCCGGCACCGAAGCCGTCAAGCCCCTTCAGCCCTTCGAGGTCGTTCCTGGCGCTAACGTTACCACTGACGCTGCCATCACCGACTTCGTTCGCCAACAGAGTGGTACTTTATTCCATCCCGTTGGTACCTGCAAGTTGGGCGCAAGAGAGGAGGGTGGTGTCGTTGATGCCAGCCTGAAGGTCTATGGCATCAGCGGACTCCGCGTTGTTGACGCCAGCATCATGCCTCTTGTTCCTGCCACTCACATTATGACTACAGTCTATGCTGTTGCTGAGAAG GCTGCCGACATCATCAAGGGCAAGACCGCATAG